A portion of the Chiloscyllium punctatum isolate Juve2018m chromosome 5, sChiPun1.3, whole genome shotgun sequence genome contains these proteins:
- the LOC140477265 gene encoding sal-like protein 3 isoform X2, producing MSRRKQAKPQHLKSDEEAVAIVSQNSAPGEGADDADSGNESRSGSEETHICEKCCAEFFKWSDFMEHQKNCTKNPLVLIVNDEDAARSEDFPEPSPASSPSDQGESEAAEESTHLEGNDSSEVKSAEQDEPMEVDASTDKGYQNQGTSSTATSLPQIPESSSMTNYNMPNTNVTLETLQSTKVAVAQFSQDTRSNSPSSNSGVSTIAIPMILEQLMALQQQQLHQLQLIEQIRNQVAMMNPQTLHPLNPSASSQGTSVSAASQHVSFTNHSSNQLSAVISASGTGQASSIHPSAFDSSQQIAQPASGASTPVLPSSVSPRSESTMPPSTTGVSSSLTPSSSSNTSNTSSQLQYSTSSLGHGNLLSPASSMPNPLLPQNTSSSVIFQNPLVSIAATTNALDPLAALMKHRKGKPPNVSVFDPKTSSEDPFFKHKCRFCAKVFGSDSALQIHLRSHTGERPFKCNICGNRFSTKGNLKVHFQRHKEKYPHIQMNPYPVPEYLDNVPTSTGIPYGMSLPPEKPVTTWLDTKPVLSTLPTSVGLQLPPTLSSITSLAESPTVTPLNRSPQRPSPPSSECASLSPNMNKNDSTIPITAESPQSINGGNLVPIVQGLNVPTSNFKPAEGCPSGQSIASVSCSTTSSTAADNGVNSIPTTLPSPLLPIISGQFKAKFPFGGLLDSMQTSETSKLQQLVENIDKKMTDPNQCIICHRVLSCQSALKMHYRTHTGERPFKCKICGRAFTTKGNLKTHFGVHRAKPPLRVQHSCPICQKKFTNAVVLQQHIRMHMGGQIPNTPLPEGFSDSMDTDLACDEVNAELMSNYPDDELMDENSMDEEAELNITTSESSKQLLCYSGSSPNSPPSVISSITALENQMKIIDCALSTQQHSSIKSVENGSMESDRLTNDSSSAVGDLESQSAGSPAMSECSSSMQVLSPVHSNADSQRSKSPGFGNQEEPHETSVKSEKADSPSTHRENGGALDLTANNLGRPIIKEEAFSMLFPNQECGKLKSTVCSICGKPFACKSALEIHYRSHTKERPFLCTICNRGCSTMGNLKQHLLTHKMKELPSQLFEPNSTLGPTQSTPSLVTSTAPTVVKMEVNGHSKPISLGDGTQVPVGIQAPSAPQTAMSPGMTPILAPPPRRTPKQHNCPSCGKTFSSASALQIHERTHTGEKPFGCTICGRAFTTKGNLKVHMGTHMWNNAPARRGRRLSVENPMALLGGDAMKFSEIFQKDLAARAMNVDATFWNQYAAAITNGLALKNNEISVIQNGGIPQLPVSLGSSGIPALTNVTSGMDRVRTGSSPPVAGLEKPSTEGGANRPFARFIEDNKEIGIN from the exons CAGCCCCAGGGGAAGGAGCAGATGATGCTGATAGTGGGAACGAAAGCAGAAGTGGAAGTGAGGAAACCCACATCTGTGAGAAATGCTGTGCAGAATTCTTCAAGTGGTCTGACTTCATGGAGCATCAGAAGAATTGCACTAAGAATCCACTAGTCTTAATTGTAAACGACGAGGACGCAGCACGTTCAGAAGACTTTCCTGAGCCTTCTCCTGCCAGTAGCCCAAGTGATCAAGGAGAGAGTGAAGCTGCTGAGGAGAGTACTCATTTGGAAGGAAATGACAGCTCGGAGGTAAAGAGTGCAGAACAAGACGAGCCAATGGAGGTGGATGCTTCCACTGACAAGGGTTACCAGAATCAAGGGACCTCAAGTACTGCTACGTCGCTACCTCAGATTCCTGAATCATCTTCCATGACAAATTATAATATGCCAAACACTAATGTGACTTTAGAGACTTTACAAAGTACGAAAGTGGCGGTAGCACAATTTTCACAAGATACCAGATCTAACAGTCCTAGTTCAAATAGTGGAGTATCCACCATTGCAATCCCAATGATTCTAGAACAGTTGATGGCTCTGCAACAGCAGCAACTCCACCAGCTTCAACTGATTGAACAAATCCGAAACCAAGTAGCAATGATGAATCCACAAACTTTGCACCCTTTAAATCCATCAGCATCTTCCCAAGGTACATCTGTATCCGCTGCTAGTCAGCATGTTTCATTCACCAATCATTCTTCTAACCAGCTATCAGCTGTTATTTCAGCTTCGGGAACAGGACAGGCATCCAGTATCCACCCTTCTGCCTTTGATAGTTCACAGCAAATAGCACAGCCTGCCTCTGGAGCTAGCACTCCTGTTTTGCCCAGCAGTGTATCTCCCAGGTCAGAATCCACCATGCCTCCATCCACTACTGGAGTTTCATCTTCATTGACTCCAAGTTCTAGTTCAAATACAAGTAACACTTCCTCACAGTTACAGTATTCAACATCATCACTTGGCCATGGTAATCTTCTCAGCCCAGCTTCCAGCATGCCTAACCCACTGCTACCTCAGAACACATCAAGTAGTGTGATCTTCCAAAACCCACTGGTCAGCATTGCTGCAACTACTAATGCTCTAGATCCACTGGCTGCCCTTATGAAACATCGCAAAGGTAAACCACCCAATGTTTCTGTTTTTGATCCCAAAACAAGCTCAGAAGATCCATTTTTCAAGCATAAATGTAGGTTTTGTGCTAAGGTCTTTGGAAGTGACAGTGCATTACAGATTCACCTCCGTTCTCATACGGGAGAGAGACCATTTAAGtgtaatatttgtggaaatcggTTTTCCACTAAAGGCAATCTCAAAGTTCACTTTCAGAGGCATAAAGAAAAATACCCTCACATCCAGATGAATCCATATCCAGTCCCTGAATACCTTGATAATGTCCCAACTAGCACAGGCATTCCTTATGGAATGTCCTTACCACCAGAAAAGCCAGTGACAACATGGTTGGACACCAAACCTGTGCTGTCAACATTACCAACTTCAGTTGGATTACAGTTGCCTCCAACTCTATCAAGTATTACCAGTCTGGCTGAGTCCCCGACTGTGACTCCTTTAAACAGATCACCTCAAAGACCATCTCCTCCATCAAGTGAATGTGCGTCTTTATCACCAAACATGAATAAGAATGATTCTACCATTCCAATAACTGCAGAATCTCCACAGTCAATTAATGGTGGCAATTTGGTTCCCATTGTGCAAGGTTTAAATGTACCTACTTCAAATTTCAAGCCAGCAGAGGGTTGCCCAAGTGGACAGTCAattgcctctgtttcttgctctacCACATCCTCTACTGCTGCGGACAATGGAGTGAACAGCATTCCTACAACTCTCCCAAGCCCTCTGCTGCCCATAATATCTGGTCAGTTTAAGGCAAAGTTCCCATTTGGCGGCCTATTAGACTCTATGCAAACATCTGAGACCTCAAAATTGCAGCAGCTGGTGGAGAACATTGACAAAAAGATGACCGACCCCAACCAGTGCATTATCTGTCATCGCGTACTTAGTTGCCAGAGTGCTCTGAAGATGCATtaccgcacacacacaggtgaGAGACCATTTAAGTGCAAAATCTGTGGGCGCGCTTTTACTACCAAGGGCAACTTAAAGACACACTTCGGAGTCCACCGCGCAAAGCCACCTCTTCGAGTACAACACTCTTGCCCCATTtgtcagaagaaatttacaaatgccGTTGTTTTACAGCAGCACATTCGCATGCATATGGGTGGACAGATTCCAAATACGCCTTTGCCAGAGGGCTTTTCAGATAGCATGGACACTGACCTAGCCTGTGATGAAGTGAATGCTGAACTAATGAGCAACTACCCTGATGATGAACTGATGGATGAAAATTCAATGGATGAGGAGGCGGAATTAAACATTACCACGTCTGAGTCTTCAAAGCAATTGTTATGTTATTCTGGTTCATCACCAAACTCTCCTCCTTCAGTGATTTCTAGCATCACAGCACTGGAAAATCAAATGAAGATAATAGACTGTGCCTTGAGCACACAACAGCATTCCAGCATTAAATCTGTTGAAAATGGATCAATGGAAAGTGATCGCTTAACTAATGACTCCTCCTCCGCTGTGGGTGACTTAGAAAGTCAGAGTGCAGGTAGCCCAGCAATGTCTGAGTGTTCTTCTTCAATGCAGGTATTGTCACCGGTACACAGTAATGCTGACAGTCAAAGATCGAAGTCCCCAGGATTTGGCAACCAAGAAGAGCCACATGAGACATCAGTGAAATCAGAAAAAGCAGACAGTCCATCAACTCATCGGGAGAATGGAGGTGCACTAGATCTGACAGCCAACAACCTGGGTCGGCCGATCATCAAAGAAGAGGCTTTTAGTATGCTGTTCCCCAACCAAGAATGTGGTAAGTTGAAAAGTACTGTTTGTAGTATCTGTGGCAAACCGTTTGCTTGTAAAAGTGCATTGGAAATTCACTACCGCAGCCATACTAAAGAGCGTCCATTTCTTTGCACAATCTGCAATCGTGGTTGCtccactatgggtaatttaaaaCAGCACTTACTGACGCACAAGATGAAAGAACTTCCTTCTCAGTTATTTGAACCCAACTCCACTCTAGGTCCCACCCAAAGTACTCCTAGCCTGGTCACCAGCACCGCACCAACCGTGGTCAAAATGGAAGTCAATGGTCACAGCAAGCCGATCTCCCTAGGTGATGGTACGCAGGTTCCAGTTGGTATACAGGCTCCATCTGCACCACAGACAGCTATGAGTCCAGGTATGACACCCATTCTGGCACCGCCACCTCGTCGGACACCCAAGCAGCATAACTGTCCATCCTGTGGGAAGACCTTTTCTTCTGCAAGTGCTCTTCAGATCCATGAGCGCACACACACTGGTGAAAAGCCATTTGGCTGCACAATCTGTGGCAGAGCTTTTACAACAAAAGGGAATCTTAAG GTTCACATGGGAACCCATATGTGGAATAATGCTCCAGCAAGACGAGGGCGTCGTCTGTCAGTGGAGAACCCAATGGCTTTACTTGGTGGTGATGCTATGAAGTTCTCAGAGATCTTTCAAAAGGATTTGGCAGCTCGGGCAATGAATGTTGATGCAACATTCTGGAACCAATACGCTGCTGCTATTACGAATGGTCTAGCTTTGAAAAATAACGAGATTTCTGTTATACAGAATGGAGGCATTCCTCAGCTTCCTGTTAGCTTGGGCAGCAGTGGTATCCCTGCTTTAACTAATGTGACCAGCGGAATGGACAGGGTTCGCACAGGCAGCAGTCCACCTGTAGCTGGGCTGGAGAAACCAAGCACAGAAGGAGGAGCAAATCGGCCATTCGCTAGATTTATTGAAGATAACAAAGAAATTGGCATTAACTAA
- the LOC140477265 gene encoding sal-like protein 3 isoform X8, translating into MTQLSEKQGSPPIYPSINSTEKNRLSAAPGEGADDADSGNESRSGSEETHICEKCCAEFFKWSDFMEHQKNCTKNPLVLIVNDEDAARSEDFPEPSPASSPSDQGESEAAEESTHLEGNDSSEVKSAEQDEPMEVDASTDKGYQNQGTSSTATSLPQIPESSSMTNYNMPNTNVTLETLQSTKVAVAQFSQDTRSNSPSSNSGVSTIAIPMILEQLMALQQQQLHQLQLIEQIRNQVAMMNPQTLHPLNPSASSQGTSVSAASQHVSFTNHSSNQLSAVISASGTGQASSIHPSAFDSSQQIAQPASGASTPVLPSSVSPRSESTMPPSTTGVSSSLTPSSSSNTSNTSSQLQYSTSSLGHGNLLSPASSMPNPLLPQNTSSSVIFQNPLVSIAATTNALDPLAALMKHRKGKPPNVSVFDPKTSSEDPFFKHKCRFCAKVFGSDSALQIHLRSHTGERPFKCNICGNRFSTKGNLKVHFQRHKEKYPHIQMNPYPVPEYLDNVPTSTGIPYGMSLPPEKPVTTWLDTKPVLSTLPTSVGLQLPPTLSSITSLAESPTVTPLNRSPQRPSPPSSECASLSPNMNKNDSTIPITAESPQSINGGNLVPIVQGLNVPTSNFKPAEGCPSGQSIASVSCSTTSSTAADNGVNSIPTTLPSPLLPIISGQFKAKFPFGGLLDSMQTSETSKLQQLVENIDKKMTDPNQCIICHRVLSCQSALKMHYRTHTGERPFKCKICGRAFTTKGNLKTHFGVHRAKPPLRVQHSCPICQKKFTNAVVLQQHIRMHMGGQIPNTPLPEGFSDSMDTDLACDEVNAELMSNYPDDELMDENSMDEEAELNITTSESSKQLLCYSGSSPNSPPSVISSITALENQMKIIDCALSTQQHSSIKSVENGSMESDRLTNDSSSAVGDLESQSAGSPAMSECSSSMQVLSPVHSNADSQRSKSPGFGNQEEPHETSVKSEKADSPSTHRENGGALDLTANNLGRPIIKEEAFSMLFPNQECGPTQSTPSLVTSTAPTVVKMEVNGHSKPISLGDGTQVPVGIQAPSAPQTAMSPGMTPILAPPPRRTPKQHNCPSCGKTFSSASALQIHERTHTGEKPFGCTICGRAFTTKGNLKVDFMGYSPCFEPECIGMPGQYCTSGSHGNPYVE; encoded by the exons CAGCCCCAGGGGAAGGAGCAGATGATGCTGATAGTGGGAACGAAAGCAGAAGTGGAAGTGAGGAAACCCACATCTGTGAGAAATGCTGTGCAGAATTCTTCAAGTGGTCTGACTTCATGGAGCATCAGAAGAATTGCACTAAGAATCCACTAGTCTTAATTGTAAACGACGAGGACGCAGCACGTTCAGAAGACTTTCCTGAGCCTTCTCCTGCCAGTAGCCCAAGTGATCAAGGAGAGAGTGAAGCTGCTGAGGAGAGTACTCATTTGGAAGGAAATGACAGCTCGGAGGTAAAGAGTGCAGAACAAGACGAGCCAATGGAGGTGGATGCTTCCACTGACAAGGGTTACCAGAATCAAGGGACCTCAAGTACTGCTACGTCGCTACCTCAGATTCCTGAATCATCTTCCATGACAAATTATAATATGCCAAACACTAATGTGACTTTAGAGACTTTACAAAGTACGAAAGTGGCGGTAGCACAATTTTCACAAGATACCAGATCTAACAGTCCTAGTTCAAATAGTGGAGTATCCACCATTGCAATCCCAATGATTCTAGAACAGTTGATGGCTCTGCAACAGCAGCAACTCCACCAGCTTCAACTGATTGAACAAATCCGAAACCAAGTAGCAATGATGAATCCACAAACTTTGCACCCTTTAAATCCATCAGCATCTTCCCAAGGTACATCTGTATCCGCTGCTAGTCAGCATGTTTCATTCACCAATCATTCTTCTAACCAGCTATCAGCTGTTATTTCAGCTTCGGGAACAGGACAGGCATCCAGTATCCACCCTTCTGCCTTTGATAGTTCACAGCAAATAGCACAGCCTGCCTCTGGAGCTAGCACTCCTGTTTTGCCCAGCAGTGTATCTCCCAGGTCAGAATCCACCATGCCTCCATCCACTACTGGAGTTTCATCTTCATTGACTCCAAGTTCTAGTTCAAATACAAGTAACACTTCCTCACAGTTACAGTATTCAACATCATCACTTGGCCATGGTAATCTTCTCAGCCCAGCTTCCAGCATGCCTAACCCACTGCTACCTCAGAACACATCAAGTAGTGTGATCTTCCAAAACCCACTGGTCAGCATTGCTGCAACTACTAATGCTCTAGATCCACTGGCTGCCCTTATGAAACATCGCAAAGGTAAACCACCCAATGTTTCTGTTTTTGATCCCAAAACAAGCTCAGAAGATCCATTTTTCAAGCATAAATGTAGGTTTTGTGCTAAGGTCTTTGGAAGTGACAGTGCATTACAGATTCACCTCCGTTCTCATACGGGAGAGAGACCATTTAAGtgtaatatttgtggaaatcggTTTTCCACTAAAGGCAATCTCAAAGTTCACTTTCAGAGGCATAAAGAAAAATACCCTCACATCCAGATGAATCCATATCCAGTCCCTGAATACCTTGATAATGTCCCAACTAGCACAGGCATTCCTTATGGAATGTCCTTACCACCAGAAAAGCCAGTGACAACATGGTTGGACACCAAACCTGTGCTGTCAACATTACCAACTTCAGTTGGATTACAGTTGCCTCCAACTCTATCAAGTATTACCAGTCTGGCTGAGTCCCCGACTGTGACTCCTTTAAACAGATCACCTCAAAGACCATCTCCTCCATCAAGTGAATGTGCGTCTTTATCACCAAACATGAATAAGAATGATTCTACCATTCCAATAACTGCAGAATCTCCACAGTCAATTAATGGTGGCAATTTGGTTCCCATTGTGCAAGGTTTAAATGTACCTACTTCAAATTTCAAGCCAGCAGAGGGTTGCCCAAGTGGACAGTCAattgcctctgtttcttgctctacCACATCCTCTACTGCTGCGGACAATGGAGTGAACAGCATTCCTACAACTCTCCCAAGCCCTCTGCTGCCCATAATATCTGGTCAGTTTAAGGCAAAGTTCCCATTTGGCGGCCTATTAGACTCTATGCAAACATCTGAGACCTCAAAATTGCAGCAGCTGGTGGAGAACATTGACAAAAAGATGACCGACCCCAACCAGTGCATTATCTGTCATCGCGTACTTAGTTGCCAGAGTGCTCTGAAGATGCATtaccgcacacacacaggtgaGAGACCATTTAAGTGCAAAATCTGTGGGCGCGCTTTTACTACCAAGGGCAACTTAAAGACACACTTCGGAGTCCACCGCGCAAAGCCACCTCTTCGAGTACAACACTCTTGCCCCATTtgtcagaagaaatttacaaatgccGTTGTTTTACAGCAGCACATTCGCATGCATATGGGTGGACAGATTCCAAATACGCCTTTGCCAGAGGGCTTTTCAGATAGCATGGACACTGACCTAGCCTGTGATGAAGTGAATGCTGAACTAATGAGCAACTACCCTGATGATGAACTGATGGATGAAAATTCAATGGATGAGGAGGCGGAATTAAACATTACCACGTCTGAGTCTTCAAAGCAATTGTTATGTTATTCTGGTTCATCACCAAACTCTCCTCCTTCAGTGATTTCTAGCATCACAGCACTGGAAAATCAAATGAAGATAATAGACTGTGCCTTGAGCACACAACAGCATTCCAGCATTAAATCTGTTGAAAATGGATCAATGGAAAGTGATCGCTTAACTAATGACTCCTCCTCCGCTGTGGGTGACTTAGAAAGTCAGAGTGCAGGTAGCCCAGCAATGTCTGAGTGTTCTTCTTCAATGCAGGTATTGTCACCGGTACACAGTAATGCTGACAGTCAAAGATCGAAGTCCCCAGGATTTGGCAACCAAGAAGAGCCACATGAGACATCAGTGAAATCAGAAAAAGCAGACAGTCCATCAACTCATCGGGAGAATGGAGGTGCACTAGATCTGACAGCCAACAACCTGGGTCGGCCGATCATCAAAGAAGAGGCTTTTAGTATGCTGTTCCCCAACCAAGAATGTG GTCCCACCCAAAGTACTCCTAGCCTGGTCACCAGCACCGCACCAACCGTGGTCAAAATGGAAGTCAATGGTCACAGCAAGCCGATCTCCCTAGGTGATGGTACGCAGGTTCCAGTTGGTATACAGGCTCCATCTGCACCACAGACAGCTATGAGTCCAGGTATGACACCCATTCTGGCACCGCCACCTCGTCGGACACCCAAGCAGCATAACTGTCCATCCTGTGGGAAGACCTTTTCTTCTGCAAGTGCTCTTCAGATCCATGAGCGCACACACACTGGTGAAAAGCCATTTGGCTGCACAATCTGTGGCAGAGCTTTTACAACAAAAGGGAATCTTAAG GTGGATTTCATGGGCTACTCTCCCTGCTTTGAGCCTGAATGTATTGGAATGCCTGGGCAGTATTGCACATCAG GTTCACATGGGAACCCATATGTGGAATAA